The following are from one region of the Geoalkalibacter subterraneus genome:
- a CDS encoding ferritin — protein sequence MLSQTLQDAFNEQMKYEFFSAYLYKAMAAYFEAEDLPGFAVWMRSQSLEELTHGEKFFNFICEAGGRAIMQEIEAPRVEYASPLEVFEYSLEHERFVTERINKLMDLSRDESNHAAQIFLQWFVTEQVEEESTFSLACKKLKLVDGDGRGLLMLDQEFGTRTFTAPAGFTLLGA from the coding sequence ATGTTGAGCCAGACTCTGCAGGATGCATTCAACGAACAGATGAAATATGAATTTTTTTCCGCCTATCTTTACAAGGCGATGGCCGCTTATTTCGAGGCGGAGGATCTGCCCGGCTTTGCGGTGTGGATGCGCTCGCAATCGCTGGAAGAATTGACGCACGGCGAAAAATTCTTCAATTTCATCTGCGAAGCGGGCGGACGGGCCATTATGCAGGAGATCGAAGCGCCCCGGGTTGAATACGCTTCTCCCCTTGAAGTTTTTGAGTATTCACTCGAGCATGAGCGGTTTGTGACGGAGCGGATCAATAAACTGATGGATCTCAGCCGTGATGAAAGCAACCATGCTGCGCAGATCTTTCTGCAGTGGTTTGTGACCGAGCAGGTAGAAGAAGAATCCACTTTCAGCCTGGCCTGCAAAAAGCTCAAGCTGGTGGATGGCGACGGGCGAGGTCTGCTGATGCTGGACCAGGAATTCGGCACCCGTACGTTCACTGCGCCGGCGGGCTTTACTCTGCTGGGAGCCTGA
- a CDS encoding cytochrome c3 family protein, translated as MKNSLFRNAVLLVCMTALVACSSEDQQKASAPESEQIQNAADQATPTTAADEAVAEAKKAGEHIGAAAEKSVEATKDAAATAGEKVKEMTEQVKQSTGAMVDQAQQKTAEAVDEGRAALDSAVQEGAKKTGAIATEVAAPAVLSYEAMNGNVTFDHPMHAEALSCAKCHEEMPPQKIAIDKTIAHQLCKGCHSDMGAGPTACNECHIK; from the coding sequence ATGAAAAATTCTTTGTTCAGAAACGCTGTGTTGCTTGTCTGCATGACTGCGCTTGTCGCCTGCAGCAGCGAAGACCAGCAGAAGGCTTCGGCCCCTGAATCGGAGCAGATTCAGAATGCTGCGGATCAGGCGACACCGACCACCGCGGCGGATGAGGCTGTTGCTGAAGCGAAAAAGGCGGGAGAGCACATCGGCGCTGCCGCCGAAAAGAGCGTTGAAGCAACCAAAGATGCCGCCGCAACCGCTGGCGAGAAGGTGAAGGAAATGACCGAGCAGGTCAAGCAATCCACCGGCGCAATGGTCGATCAGGCGCAACAGAAAACGGCTGAGGCCGTGGACGAGGGGCGTGCCGCTCTGGATAGCGCTGTGCAGGAAGGGGCCAAAAAGACAGGTGCCATCGCAACGGAAGTGGCCGCCCCTGCAGTCCTCTCTTACGAGGCGATGAACGGCAATGTGACGTTCGACCACCCGATGCACGCGGAAGCACTCTCCTGTGCCAAGTGCCACGAAGAGATGCCGCCGCAGAAAATTGCGATCGACAAAACCATCGCCCATCAATTATGCAAAGGCTGCCATAGCGACATGGGCGCCGGCCCGACCGCCTGCAACGAGTGTCACATCAAATAA
- a CDS encoding NAD-dependent epimerase/dehydratase family protein encodes MDRVVIVGCGDIGRRVGRLACAQGAEVVALARSDDKAELLENEGFHAWVGDLNDPSMLPDLPVEESTVFYLAPPPGGGFQDPRTRHFCTVFSEKPPRRLIYLGTSGVYGDCGERAVTEEDPVSPATARARRRLDAEQCFCAWGEERGVDVMRVRVANIYGPGRLPIAHLKAGHPLLREDQAPATSRVHSDDLARALGAVAAAGRGGQVFNVSDAEPCSMTKFFKEVARLTGIPVPEEVDLERAREVMKPLLLNYFTESRILNSDKIVNELGVQWQYPSLREGLPASI; translated from the coding sequence ATGGACAGGGTGGTTATTGTCGGTTGTGGTGACATCGGACGACGGGTCGGGCGCCTTGCGTGCGCTCAGGGGGCGGAGGTTGTTGCCCTGGCGCGTTCCGACGACAAGGCCGAATTGCTGGAGAATGAAGGATTTCACGCCTGGGTCGGAGATCTCAATGATCCTTCCATGCTTCCCGATCTCCCTGTGGAAGAGAGCACCGTTTTTTACCTGGCACCGCCTCCGGGAGGCGGTTTTCAGGATCCCCGTACCCGTCATTTCTGCACGGTGTTTTCTGAAAAACCACCTCGTCGTCTGATTTATCTAGGGACGAGCGGTGTTTATGGCGACTGCGGTGAAAGGGCCGTGACTGAAGAAGATCCGGTTTCCCCTGCGACTGCCCGTGCCAGGCGCAGACTGGATGCCGAACAGTGCTTTTGTGCCTGGGGGGAAGAACGGGGCGTGGACGTGATGCGTGTTCGGGTCGCCAATATCTACGGTCCGGGGCGTTTGCCCATTGCTCACCTCAAGGCGGGACATCCATTGCTGCGCGAGGATCAGGCCCCTGCCACCAGTCGCGTTCACAGCGACGATCTGGCCCGAGCGCTGGGGGCCGTGGCCGCGGCCGGCAGGGGGGGGCAGGTCTTCAACGTCAGTGACGCTGAGCCCTGCAGCATGACGAAGTTTTTCAAGGAGGTCGCACGCTTAACCGGAATCCCGGTTCCGGAAGAAGTTGATCTTGAGCGTGCACGGGAAGTGATGAAGCCTCTTCTGCTCAACTATTTTACTGAATCAAGAATTTTGAACAGCGATAAAATTGTGAACGAATTAGGCGTCCAATGGCAGTATCCCTCCTTGAGGGAAGGTCTGCCTGCATCGATTTAA
- the yihA gene encoding ribosome biogenesis GTP-binding protein YihA/YsxC: MQISSAVFLKSALKPVQYPEADRPEIAFAGRSNVGKSSMINCLLNRRGLVRTSSTPGRTQMLNFFDINERFRFVDLPGYGFARVPMAVKKSWGPMIRAYLESRSTLRGVVFILDIRRIPSEEDLRLLDWLEEYGCPTIMAVTKADKLARSRRDRQIETIASTCGLPVDAFTLFSATTRQGKDEIWERIETALELPTPSA; this comes from the coding sequence ATGCAGATTTCTTCCGCCGTATTTCTGAAAAGTGCTCTCAAGCCGGTTCAGTACCCCGAAGCCGACCGACCCGAAATTGCTTTCGCCGGCCGCAGCAATGTGGGCAAAAGTTCCATGATCAACTGCCTGCTCAACCGTCGCGGGCTGGTACGGACATCTTCCACACCGGGACGCACCCAGATGCTCAACTTCTTCGACATCAATGAGCGCTTCCGTTTCGTCGATCTTCCTGGCTACGGCTTCGCCCGTGTCCCCATGGCGGTCAAAAAAAGCTGGGGGCCCATGATACGGGCTTACCTGGAAAGCCGTTCGACTCTGCGCGGGGTAGTTTTCATCCTGGATATCCGGCGGATTCCAAGTGAAGAAGATCTGCGCCTGCTCGACTGGCTGGAAGAATACGGCTGCCCTACCATCATGGCGGTCACCAAGGCGGACAAACTTGCGCGAAGCCGGCGTGACAGGCAAATTGAAACCATTGCCTCGACCTGCGGCCTGCCCGTCGATGCTTTTACCCTTTTTTCAGCCACCACCCGCCAGGGAAAAGACGAAATATGGGAGCGCATCGAAACGGCGCTTGAACTGCCGACTCCTTCGGCATAA
- a CDS encoding RNA methyltransferase — MSANPENPGAAPVVILVEPAHPGNIGMVCRAMANFGAHELRLVNPCAHCHPEAHKFAVFASDLLGQARILASLEEAIADLTITFAATRRAGRLRGELTPVGEMGALFDSLSPSGRAGFVFGREDAGLTTAEVNLCTHAVTIPSAGAQGSLNLAQAVVVFLHEAFKLRSVALEKTGSAEVASQGEVNGMFAEMESVLSRVAFVNSARPEAVLHPLRSLFRRARPTSEEVGLLRGMWSQLAWSVRDWRGARKGGSSQ; from the coding sequence TTGAGCGCCAACCCTGAAAATCCCGGCGCGGCACCGGTCGTTATCCTGGTCGAACCTGCTCATCCGGGCAATATCGGCATGGTCTGTCGCGCCATGGCCAACTTTGGCGCGCATGAGCTTCGCCTCGTCAATCCCTGTGCCCATTGCCATCCGGAGGCGCACAAGTTTGCCGTCTTCGCCTCCGACCTGCTCGGGCAGGCGCGGATATTGGCCTCCCTTGAAGAGGCGATTGCCGATCTGACGATCACCTTTGCAGCAACCCGTCGCGCAGGGCGCTTAAGGGGAGAGTTGACTCCGGTGGGAGAGATGGGGGCACTGTTTGACAGCCTTTCTCCGTCGGGACGCGCCGGCTTTGTTTTCGGGCGCGAGGATGCAGGACTGACCACTGCGGAGGTGAACTTGTGCACCCACGCGGTGACCATCCCCTCTGCCGGCGCCCAGGGGTCTCTCAACCTGGCGCAGGCGGTGGTCGTGTTTCTTCATGAAGCCTTCAAGCTTCGCAGCGTAGCACTTGAAAAAACCGGCTCGGCGGAGGTGGCTTCGCAGGGGGAAGTCAACGGAATGTTTGCGGAGATGGAGTCTGTGCTGTCGCGGGTTGCTTTTGTCAATTCTGCCCGCCCGGAGGCGGTTTTGCATCCGTTGCGCAGCCTCTTTCGTCGGGCACGGCCGACTTCGGAAGAAGTCGGTTTGCTACGCGGCATGTGGAGCCAGCTGGCATGGAGCGTTCGCGACTGGCGCGGCGCTCGTAAGGGTGGGTCATCGCAGTAG